One window of the Clostridium sp. MB40-C1 genome contains the following:
- a CDS encoding CPBP family intramembrane glutamic endopeptidase — protein MKKFLYLVLYILEYIVIYFLVQTVVNVFIIWSMRKDVGIQNIDKMVSNCSFKVLPLVILMTFGIYYLLFKLKGENLIKYCDFNNKLKKKYIMSIVLLTIGFSLVVASMAELGGDIYNIRKDSFLELIALLIFIPVFEEILFRGIIFNKFRENIDLFSAVIIQAVIFGGFHGAIFQIVYTSILGIITALIYTWSDSIWAAILTHGIFNICGLIILPSALNISKNIMRFSVPIYGVAGALILLFSFRKFYRITRPRKPFNSFFTEL, from the coding sequence ATGAAAAAATTTTTATATTTAGTACTTTATATTTTAGAATATATTGTTATATATTTTTTAGTGCAAACAGTAGTTAATGTTTTTATTATATGGAGTATGAGAAAGGATGTTGGTATACAAAATATAGATAAAATGGTATCTAACTGCAGTTTCAAGGTACTACCATTAGTAATATTAATGACATTTGGAATATATTATTTATTATTTAAATTAAAAGGAGAAAATTTAATTAAATATTGTGATTTTAATAATAAGTTAAAGAAAAAGTATATTATGTCAATAGTTTTGTTAACTATCGGATTTAGTTTAGTTGTGGCATCTATGGCAGAGCTAGGAGGGGATATATATAATATTAGAAAAGATAGTTTTTTAGAGCTTATAGCATTATTGATTTTTATTCCTGTTTTTGAAGAAATATTATTTAGAGGGATAATATTTAATAAATTTAGAGAAAATATTGATTTGTTTTCAGCAGTGATAATTCAAGCTGTTATATTTGGAGGATTTCATGGAGCTATTTTCCAAATAGTTTACACTTCAATTTTAGGAATTATAACTGCACTTATTTATACATGGAGTGATTCAATATGGGCAGCTATACTTACTCATGGAATATTTAATATATGTGGATTGATTATACTTCCTAGTGCATTAAATATTTCAAAAAATATTATGAGGTTTTCTGTACCTATTTATGGGGTAGCAGGAGCTTTAATTTTATTATTTAGCTTTAGAAAATTTTATAGAATAACAAGACCTAGAAAACCATTTAATAGTTTTTTTACTGAGCTTTAA